The DNA region TCGGTAAGTAAATTTATAAAGTTATAAAATAAAGAAACCCATGTTCATTCCGGAATAAAGCGATTCCATTTATCTGACAAGATCATACATGATAATTTTATAAAAGTAAAGCTCTTCATCTTAATTTTAAAAAAAGCACTTAAGAGGCGGCAGGTCACTGACACGAGGGATAACTCTGTGTGGCCGGACTACCAACTTTTTACACTCTATAAGAAGAAGTTCCGAATCATGTTGTTGATCTTCTGATATATCCATTCCTCGATTTCTTATCGGTTACCATCTTGTTATGATTGTACTATCTACACTCTAACCTGAAATATTCATGACTATCTAACTAAGGTTAGAAATTAGTTCTAAGTATTCGATCGCCATTTTACAATTAGTTTCTTCAGGGATCCCCATTGAAACGCGGGTCTAATACGATGAGTAATACTGTTCACAAGTCTGAAAGTACTATGATTATGCGCTGAATGCGGGAGAAAACTCATAAATCGGTATGCTCTTTTCCCTTTAGTACTATTACTTTAATTTTTTTACCATTCTGTACAATGACACAGTGGGTTTACTTATTTCAGATGTAATTTCATACCCAAGTCGGGCATATAATTTTGCTGCCAGATGATTTTCTTTTTTTACTTGTTGTTGAGGCTAATTTCTCCAATACGGTGATAGGTAAACACGTTTTAATTGGTTTTGGACACCAAGTTCAGATCGGATGCCCAAAACCGCGAAGTAATAAACCGTTTCATAGAATCAAGCCATTGCTAAAGTCTAAATAGTCTCATTTCCCCAAATGCTTACCAGATCATTAATTTGAAGCGACATGACCTTTAGTTCTCCGCCAAGGGCATAGAGTTCTAGTCCGCAACTTTCCAAGTGCGGGAAAATCATGTCTGAAATAGCGGTTGTTCCATTGTTACCAAAGACCTCTACACTAGACCAATCAACATAGATGCTCAACTGTATCCGTTCATGCTCTGGCTTCATGGGGGCCTTGTGTTTTGCAGCAAAATCGGGATGGAAATCAACGGTGTTCGACTTCGTCCGGTCGACAAACAACTCCTCATTCAAGACAGTATATCCGATGACTGTCTCCTGATCGGAAGAGGAAGATTTTCGCACCTTGAACCCGAATTCTGTTGCAGTACCGATTTCAAATTCCGCAATAATTTCCATCTTCGCAGCAGAAACAGCAGCCAAAACGTTCAGATCTGGTTTAATCGTAATGTCTTGCAGAGACAGCATCGGTCTTCTAAGTTGATTTAACTCAGTTACGGGTGATTGAGTTAAGCGAAGACCTTCCGAATACGTCCTAAGCTGAATCTCGCGTGGGATTGACATGTGGCCACGCCATTCCTTGGAAGGAAGAGTGGAAGCATAACGCCAATTGTTCATCCAGCCGACCCAAATCTTTCGCCCGTCCTCATTCGGGATACTATCCCAGGTCACGGCCGCATAAAAGTCAGATCCGTAATCTATCCATCTGATTGTATCGAATGATTCTAATGTTTCATCTAGTTTAAAAACCTTCCCATCAAAGTCACCAATAAAATACATCATGCCAGAACCACCTGCGGGTGGCTCTGAATCGTTTGGATTTACGCCATTTCTATCTCCGACACTTAGTATCAGAATCCACTTTGTGGTATTAGGGTCCTCATCCACTTGGATTTCAAACACCTCAGGACATTCAAATATTCCACGATGGATACCTGGAATATCGGAACCGAAATCACTTTCAAAAGACCAGTCCTTAAGATTCGAAGATGTGTAAAATTCTACACGGTCTCTTACAGCAAGAACCATTACCCAGTTTGAAGATTCTTCATGCCAGAATACCTTTGGATCCCGAAAGTCTAGCGTTTCTTTGGGGAATAAAACAGGGTTACCTTCGTATTTTGACCAAGTTCGACCTTTATCTTTGCTGTATGCGATGCTTTGAACC from Paenibacillus sp. JNUCC-31 includes:
- a CDS encoding glycoside hydrolase family 32 protein codes for the protein MNKIKKVNLLGENSISKGPENFIYKNEYRPQIHYSPKGNWMNDPNGMVYYEGEYHLFYQHTPHDTQPDFGRMHWGHAVSNDLVHWDELPPAIPPGEDGAIFSGSAVVDKNNTSGFFNEAGSGLVAIYTNDGNSAQPGKPQVQSIAYSKDKGRTWSKYEGNPVLFPKETLDFRDPKVFWHEESSNWVMVLAVRDRVEFYTSSNLKDWSFESDFGSDIPGIHRGIFECPEVFEIQVDEDPNTTKWILILSVGDRNGVNPNDSEPPAGGSGMMYFIGDFDGKVFKLDETLESFDTIRWIDYGSDFYAAVTWDSIPNEDGRKIWVGWMNNWRYASTLPSKEWRGHMSIPREIQLRTYSEGLRLTQSPVTELNQLRRPMLSLQDITIKPDLNVLAAVSAAKMEIIAEFEIGTATEFGFKVRKSSSSDQETVIGYTVLNEELFVDRTKSNTVDFHPDFAAKHKAPMKPEHERIQLSIYVDWSSVEVFGNNGTTAISDMIFPHLESCGLELYALGGELKVMSLQINDLVSIWGNETI